One window of the Onychostoma macrolepis isolate SWU-2019 chromosome 21, ASM1243209v1, whole genome shotgun sequence genome contains the following:
- the LOC131528704 gene encoding olfactory receptor 6E1-like, which produces MDNMTYPLRLTLMVPKDSKSYWHIYFTCFLFIYLLILSINIRLVMVIIMQKSLHEPMYIFLCHLSVNGVYGASGFYPKFLSDLILDSYVISSHMCALQSIVIYSSLLCEFTILTVMSYDRYVAICKPLDYHSKLTKNTCVKLILFSWIVPNFSVIPGALLSNLRPFCKYHIDKLYCDNWSIVKLSCASSFVNNVYGYIVAVIFCCCAVIITVSYVKLISACKASLENRRKFWQTCLPHILSLINFTFALLFDVMYSRYGSNDIQEGLRNFLALELVIVPPVFNPLIYGLNIRAVRRVFSSCISTRVNTSEAQKGIKP; this is translated from the coding sequence ATGGATAACATGACTTATCCTTTGAGACTGACTCTTATGGTGCCCAAAGATTCTAAATCATATTGGCATATATATTtcacttgttttcttttcatttatctGCTTATATTATCAATTAATATTCGTCTTGTTATGGTCATTATCATGCAGAAATCTCTTCATGAACCAATGTACATATTCTTGTGTCATTTGTCTGTAAATGGAGTTTATGGAGCCTCAGGTTTTTATCCTAAATTTCTTTCTGATTTAATATTGGATTCATACGTGATCTCTTCTCACATGTGTGCTCTGCAATCCATTGTTATTTACAGCTCTTTACTGTGTGAGTTTACAATATTAACAGTGATGTCTTATGATAGATATGTAGCCATATGCAAACCTTTAGACTATCATTCCAAATTAACTAAAAACACCTGTGTGAAATTAATTCTGTTCTCATGGATTGTTCCCAACTTCTCTGTGATTCCAGGAGCCCTGTTATCAAACCTGAGACCATTTTGTAAATATCATATTGACAAATTATATTGTGACAACTGGTCAATTGTAAAGCtgtcttgtgcatcatcttttgttaATAATGTCTATGGATATATTGTTGCTGTTATATTTTGTTGCTGTGCAGTTATCATTACTGTGTCCTATGTCAAACTGATATCTGCATGTAAAGCATCTTTAGAGAATAGAAGGAAATTCTGGCAAACATGTCTGCCACACATATTATCACTGATAAATTTCacttttgctttgctttttgaTGTTATGTATAGCAGATATGGTTCAAATGACATTCAAGAGGGTCTCCGCAATTTTTTGGCTCTAGAACTTGTGATAGTCCCACCTGTGTTCAATCCTCTAATCTATGGACTAAATATTAGAGCAGTGCGCAGAGTTTTTTCCTCATGCATTTCCACAAGAGTGAACACTTCGGAAGCTCAAAAAGGCATAAAACCTTGA